One window of Oncorhynchus masou masou isolate Uvic2021 chromosome 28, UVic_Omas_1.1, whole genome shotgun sequence genomic DNA carries:
- the LOC135517921 gene encoding bromodomain-containing protein 3-like isoform X2, whose amino-acid sequence MSAVNSATPAPLQGINPPPPEVTNPTKPGRKTNQLQYMQNVMVKTLWKHNFAWPFYVPVDAIKLGLMDYHKVIKQPMDMGTIKKRLEHNYYWSASECMQDFNTMFTNCYIYNKPTDDIVLMAQALEKIFLQKVAMMPQEEVELLPPAPKPKKSKNIVGLDGGESPSSLSGSTTPVIGSSPMTAITPNVPADQSSPNAPMLPVVSPSQPLVKKGVKRKADTTTPTTSAITASRSESPSPVSEGKQGKVMSRRESTGRPIKAPKKDLVEGELGQHSSKRSRMSEQLKYCDSILKEMLSKKHAAYAWPFYKPVDAEALELHDYHEIIKHPMDLSTVKKKIDVREYPDAQMFAADVRVMFSNCYKYNPPDHEVVAMARKLQDVFEMRFAKMPDEPVELSPGAGGLVSKGDNSSSGDSSSSDSSDSEEERATRLAELQEQVGAEQCISVERPNGSGQGGKNGCTKHFQLKAVHEQLAALSQGPVSKPKKKKEKKEKDKKKKDKDNKHSKTKTDEKKVKPGQPAKQGQQKKPSRKANSTVTGSRQPKKGGRGYESDEESLPMAYDEKRQLSLDINRLPGEKLGRVVHIIQSREPSLRDSNPDEIEIDFETLKPSTLRELERYVKSCLQKKQRKPQTAAGGKGARSKEELAQEKKKELEKRLQDVSGQLNSNNSNKNKTDKKKTSKKEKGAGSGTGASHLSGSSSSSDSGSSSSSGSSSDSSDSD is encoded by the exons ATGTCTGCTGTCAACTCCGCAACCCCGGCCCCTCTTCAGGGAATCAACCCCCCACCCCCGGAGGTGACCAATCCCACCAAACCAGGTCGTAAAACCAACCAACTACAATACATGCAGAATGTAATGGTCAAGACATTGTGGAAGCACAACTTTGCCTGGCCTTTCTACGTGCCAGTTGATGCCATCAAATTGGGTCTTATG GATTACCATAAGGTCATAAAACAACCTATGGACATGGGAACCATCAAAAAGAGACTGGAGCATAACTACTATTGGAGTGCCAGTGAATGCATGCAGGACTTCAACACCATGTTTACCAACTGTTACATATATAACAAG CCTACAGATGACATTGTCCTGATGGCACAGGCCTTGGAGAAGATCTTCCTGCAGAAAGTTGCCATGATGCCCCAGGAAGAGGTGGAGCTTCTGCCTCCCGCACCCAAACCCAAGAAAAGCAAGAACATAG TTGGTCTGGATGGAGGCGAGTCACCATCGTCTCTATCTGGCTCTACGACACCTGTGATTGGCTCTTCTCCAATGACTGCCATCACCCCGAACGTCCCAGCTGACCAGAGCTCGCCCAATGCTCCAATGTTACCCGTCGTCTCACCATCACAACCTCTTGTCAAA AAAGGGGTAAAGAGGAAAGCAGACACCACCACCCCCACGACATCTGCAATCACAGCTAGCCGGAGTGAGTCGCCCAGCCCCGTCTCAGAGGGCAAGCAGGGCAAAGTGATGTCCAGACGGGAGAGTACAGGCCGTCCCATCAAAGCTCCCAAGAAAGACCTGGTGGAAGGGGAGTTGGGCCAGCACAGCAGCAAGCGGAGCAGAATGAGTGAGCAGCTTAAGTACTGCGACAGTATCCTGAAGGAGATGCTGTCGAAGAAACACGCAGCTTACGCCTGGCCCTTCTACAAGCCTGTAGATGCTGAAGCTCTGGAGCTACATGACTACCACGAGATCATCAAGCACCCCATGGACCTCAGCACTGTCAAA AAAAAGATAGACGTCCGGGAGTATCCAGATGCACAGATGTTTGCTGCGGATGTTCGagtaatgttctcaaattgttacAAGTATAACCCTCCAGATCATGAGGTTGTTGCCATGGCCAGAAAACTCCAG GATGTGTTTGAGATGCGTTTTGCTAAGATGCCTGATGAGCCGGTGGAGCTGAGCCCCGGTGCAGGCGGGTTGGTCAGTAAAGGCGATAACTCAAGCAGCGGTGACTCCTCCAGCTCGGACAGCTCTGACTCAGAGGAGGAGCGGGCCACCCGGCTCGCCGAGCTGCAGGAACAGGTGGGTGCGGAACAG TGTATCTCTGTGGAGCGCCCCAATGGTAGCGGGCAGGGGGGAAAAAACGGGTGCACCAAGCATTTTCAG CTAAAGGCCGTCCACGAACAGCTTGCCGCGCTCTCTCAGGGCCCTGTGAGCAAAccgaagaagaagaaagaaaagaaagaaaaagacaaGAAGAAGAAAGACAAGGACAACAAGCATAGCAAAACCAAGACGGATGAGAAGAAGGTCAAGCCTGGGCAGCCTGCCAAGCAGGGCCAGCAGAAGAAGCCCTCAAGGAAAGCCAACAGCACAGTGACTGGCTCCAG GCAACCAAAGAAGGGGGGCCGGGGCTACGAATCTGACGAAGAGTCTCTGCCCATGGCGTACGACGAGAAGCGCCAGCTCAGCCTGGACATCAACAGGCTCCCAGGGGAGAAGCTTGGTCGGGTAGTGCACATCATCCAGTCCCGAGAGCCCTCGCTGCGAGACTCTAATCCAGACGAGATCGAGATTGACTTTGAGACGCTCAAGCCCTCCACCCTACGTGAACTCGAGCGATACGTCAAGTCCTGTTTACAGAAGAAACAGCGGAAACCCCAAA CGGCCGCTGGGGGCAAGGGAGCGAGATCCAAGGAGGAGCTGGCTCAGGAAAAGAAGAAAGAGTTAGAAAAGAGGCTACAGGATGTCAGCGGCCAGCTGAACAGTAACAACAGCAACAAGAACAAAACCGACAAAAAGAAAACATCCAAAAAAG AGAAGGGCGCTGGGTCCGGTACTGGTGCTTCCCATCTCAGCGGCAGCAGTAGCTCTTCAGACTCGGGCAGCAGCAGCTCCAGTGGGTCCAGTTCTGACAGCAGCGACTCCGACTGA
- the LOC135517921 gene encoding bromodomain-containing protein 3-like isoform X1: MSAVNSATPAPLQGINPPPPEVTNPTKPGRKTNQLQYMQNVMVKTLWKHNFAWPFYVPVDAIKLGLMDYHKVIKQPMDMGTIKKRLEHNYYWSASECMQDFNTMFTNCYIYNKPTDDIVLMAQALEKIFLQKVAMMPQEEVELLPPAPKPKKSKNIVGLDGGESPSSLSGSTTPVIGSSPMTAITPNVPADQSSPNAPMLPVVSPSQPLVKKKGVKRKADTTTPTTSAITASRSESPSPVSEGKQGKVMSRRESTGRPIKAPKKDLVEGELGQHSSKRSRMSEQLKYCDSILKEMLSKKHAAYAWPFYKPVDAEALELHDYHEIIKHPMDLSTVKKKIDVREYPDAQMFAADVRVMFSNCYKYNPPDHEVVAMARKLQDVFEMRFAKMPDEPVELSPGAGGLVSKGDNSSSGDSSSSDSSDSEEERATRLAELQEQVGAEQCISVERPNGSGQGGKNGCTKHFQLKAVHEQLAALSQGPVSKPKKKKEKKEKDKKKKDKDNKHSKTKTDEKKVKPGQPAKQGQQKKPSRKANSTVTGSRQPKKGGRGYESDEESLPMAYDEKRQLSLDINRLPGEKLGRVVHIIQSREPSLRDSNPDEIEIDFETLKPSTLRELERYVKSCLQKKQRKPQTAAGGKGARSKEELAQEKKKELEKRLQDVSGQLNSNNSNKNKTDKKKTSKKEKGAGSGTGASHLSGSSSSSDSGSSSSSGSSSDSSDSD, from the exons ATGTCTGCTGTCAACTCCGCAACCCCGGCCCCTCTTCAGGGAATCAACCCCCCACCCCCGGAGGTGACCAATCCCACCAAACCAGGTCGTAAAACCAACCAACTACAATACATGCAGAATGTAATGGTCAAGACATTGTGGAAGCACAACTTTGCCTGGCCTTTCTACGTGCCAGTTGATGCCATCAAATTGGGTCTTATG GATTACCATAAGGTCATAAAACAACCTATGGACATGGGAACCATCAAAAAGAGACTGGAGCATAACTACTATTGGAGTGCCAGTGAATGCATGCAGGACTTCAACACCATGTTTACCAACTGTTACATATATAACAAG CCTACAGATGACATTGTCCTGATGGCACAGGCCTTGGAGAAGATCTTCCTGCAGAAAGTTGCCATGATGCCCCAGGAAGAGGTGGAGCTTCTGCCTCCCGCACCCAAACCCAAGAAAAGCAAGAACATAG TTGGTCTGGATGGAGGCGAGTCACCATCGTCTCTATCTGGCTCTACGACACCTGTGATTGGCTCTTCTCCAATGACTGCCATCACCCCGAACGTCCCAGCTGACCAGAGCTCGCCCAATGCTCCAATGTTACCCGTCGTCTCACCATCACAACCTCTTGTCAAA AAGAAAGGGGTAAAGAGGAAAGCAGACACCACCACCCCCACGACATCTGCAATCACAGCTAGCCGGAGTGAGTCGCCCAGCCCCGTCTCAGAGGGCAAGCAGGGCAAAGTGATGTCCAGACGGGAGAGTACAGGCCGTCCCATCAAAGCTCCCAAGAAAGACCTGGTGGAAGGGGAGTTGGGCCAGCACAGCAGCAAGCGGAGCAGAATGAGTGAGCAGCTTAAGTACTGCGACAGTATCCTGAAGGAGATGCTGTCGAAGAAACACGCAGCTTACGCCTGGCCCTTCTACAAGCCTGTAGATGCTGAAGCTCTGGAGCTACATGACTACCACGAGATCATCAAGCACCCCATGGACCTCAGCACTGTCAAA AAAAAGATAGACGTCCGGGAGTATCCAGATGCACAGATGTTTGCTGCGGATGTTCGagtaatgttctcaaattgttacAAGTATAACCCTCCAGATCATGAGGTTGTTGCCATGGCCAGAAAACTCCAG GATGTGTTTGAGATGCGTTTTGCTAAGATGCCTGATGAGCCGGTGGAGCTGAGCCCCGGTGCAGGCGGGTTGGTCAGTAAAGGCGATAACTCAAGCAGCGGTGACTCCTCCAGCTCGGACAGCTCTGACTCAGAGGAGGAGCGGGCCACCCGGCTCGCCGAGCTGCAGGAACAGGTGGGTGCGGAACAG TGTATCTCTGTGGAGCGCCCCAATGGTAGCGGGCAGGGGGGAAAAAACGGGTGCACCAAGCATTTTCAG CTAAAGGCCGTCCACGAACAGCTTGCCGCGCTCTCTCAGGGCCCTGTGAGCAAAccgaagaagaagaaagaaaagaaagaaaaagacaaGAAGAAGAAAGACAAGGACAACAAGCATAGCAAAACCAAGACGGATGAGAAGAAGGTCAAGCCTGGGCAGCCTGCCAAGCAGGGCCAGCAGAAGAAGCCCTCAAGGAAAGCCAACAGCACAGTGACTGGCTCCAG GCAACCAAAGAAGGGGGGCCGGGGCTACGAATCTGACGAAGAGTCTCTGCCCATGGCGTACGACGAGAAGCGCCAGCTCAGCCTGGACATCAACAGGCTCCCAGGGGAGAAGCTTGGTCGGGTAGTGCACATCATCCAGTCCCGAGAGCCCTCGCTGCGAGACTCTAATCCAGACGAGATCGAGATTGACTTTGAGACGCTCAAGCCCTCCACCCTACGTGAACTCGAGCGATACGTCAAGTCCTGTTTACAGAAGAAACAGCGGAAACCCCAAA CGGCCGCTGGGGGCAAGGGAGCGAGATCCAAGGAGGAGCTGGCTCAGGAAAAGAAGAAAGAGTTAGAAAAGAGGCTACAGGATGTCAGCGGCCAGCTGAACAGTAACAACAGCAACAAGAACAAAACCGACAAAAAGAAAACATCCAAAAAAG AGAAGGGCGCTGGGTCCGGTACTGGTGCTTCCCATCTCAGCGGCAGCAGTAGCTCTTCAGACTCGGGCAGCAGCAGCTCCAGTGGGTCCAGTTCTGACAGCAGCGACTCCGACTGA
- the LOC135517921 gene encoding bromodomain-containing protein 3-like isoform X6, which produces MSAVNSATPAPLQGINPPPPEVTNPTKPGRKTNQLQYMQNVMVKTLWKHNFAWPFYVPVDAIKLGLMDYHKVIKQPMDMGTIKKRLEHNYYWSASECMQDFNTMFTNCYIYNKPTDDIVLMAQALEKIFLQKVAMMPQEEVELLPPAPKPKKSKNIVGLDGGESPSSLSGSTTPVIGSSPMTAITPNVPADQSSPNAPMLPVVSPSQPLVKKKGVKRKADTTTPTTSAITASRSESPSPVSEGKQGKVMSRRESTGRPIKAPKKDLVEGELGQHSSKRSRMSEQLKYCDSILKEMLSKKHAAYAWPFYKPVDAEALELHDYHEIIKHPMDLSTVKKKIDVREYPDAQMFAADVRVMFSNCYKYNPPDHEVVAMARKLQDVFEMRFAKMPDEPVELSPGAGGLVSKGDNSSSGDSSSSDSSDSEEERATRLAELQEQVGAEQCISVERPNGSGQGGKNGCTKHFQLKAVHEQLAALSQGPVSKPKKKKEKKEKDKKKKDKDNKHSKTKTDEKKVKPGQPAKQGQQKKPSRKANSTVTGSRQPKKGGRGYESDEESLPMAYDEKRQLSLDINRLPGEKLGRVVHIIQSREPSLRDSNPDEIEIDFETLKPSTLRELERYVKSCLQKKQRKPQKKGAGSGTGASHLSGSSSSSDSGSSSSSGSSSDSSDSD; this is translated from the exons ATGTCTGCTGTCAACTCCGCAACCCCGGCCCCTCTTCAGGGAATCAACCCCCCACCCCCGGAGGTGACCAATCCCACCAAACCAGGTCGTAAAACCAACCAACTACAATACATGCAGAATGTAATGGTCAAGACATTGTGGAAGCACAACTTTGCCTGGCCTTTCTACGTGCCAGTTGATGCCATCAAATTGGGTCTTATG GATTACCATAAGGTCATAAAACAACCTATGGACATGGGAACCATCAAAAAGAGACTGGAGCATAACTACTATTGGAGTGCCAGTGAATGCATGCAGGACTTCAACACCATGTTTACCAACTGTTACATATATAACAAG CCTACAGATGACATTGTCCTGATGGCACAGGCCTTGGAGAAGATCTTCCTGCAGAAAGTTGCCATGATGCCCCAGGAAGAGGTGGAGCTTCTGCCTCCCGCACCCAAACCCAAGAAAAGCAAGAACATAG TTGGTCTGGATGGAGGCGAGTCACCATCGTCTCTATCTGGCTCTACGACACCTGTGATTGGCTCTTCTCCAATGACTGCCATCACCCCGAACGTCCCAGCTGACCAGAGCTCGCCCAATGCTCCAATGTTACCCGTCGTCTCACCATCACAACCTCTTGTCAAA AAGAAAGGGGTAAAGAGGAAAGCAGACACCACCACCCCCACGACATCTGCAATCACAGCTAGCCGGAGTGAGTCGCCCAGCCCCGTCTCAGAGGGCAAGCAGGGCAAAGTGATGTCCAGACGGGAGAGTACAGGCCGTCCCATCAAAGCTCCCAAGAAAGACCTGGTGGAAGGGGAGTTGGGCCAGCACAGCAGCAAGCGGAGCAGAATGAGTGAGCAGCTTAAGTACTGCGACAGTATCCTGAAGGAGATGCTGTCGAAGAAACACGCAGCTTACGCCTGGCCCTTCTACAAGCCTGTAGATGCTGAAGCTCTGGAGCTACATGACTACCACGAGATCATCAAGCACCCCATGGACCTCAGCACTGTCAAA AAAAAGATAGACGTCCGGGAGTATCCAGATGCACAGATGTTTGCTGCGGATGTTCGagtaatgttctcaaattgttacAAGTATAACCCTCCAGATCATGAGGTTGTTGCCATGGCCAGAAAACTCCAG GATGTGTTTGAGATGCGTTTTGCTAAGATGCCTGATGAGCCGGTGGAGCTGAGCCCCGGTGCAGGCGGGTTGGTCAGTAAAGGCGATAACTCAAGCAGCGGTGACTCCTCCAGCTCGGACAGCTCTGACTCAGAGGAGGAGCGGGCCACCCGGCTCGCCGAGCTGCAGGAACAGGTGGGTGCGGAACAG TGTATCTCTGTGGAGCGCCCCAATGGTAGCGGGCAGGGGGGAAAAAACGGGTGCACCAAGCATTTTCAG CTAAAGGCCGTCCACGAACAGCTTGCCGCGCTCTCTCAGGGCCCTGTGAGCAAAccgaagaagaagaaagaaaagaaagaaaaagacaaGAAGAAGAAAGACAAGGACAACAAGCATAGCAAAACCAAGACGGATGAGAAGAAGGTCAAGCCTGGGCAGCCTGCCAAGCAGGGCCAGCAGAAGAAGCCCTCAAGGAAAGCCAACAGCACAGTGACTGGCTCCAG GCAACCAAAGAAGGGGGGCCGGGGCTACGAATCTGACGAAGAGTCTCTGCCCATGGCGTACGACGAGAAGCGCCAGCTCAGCCTGGACATCAACAGGCTCCCAGGGGAGAAGCTTGGTCGGGTAGTGCACATCATCCAGTCCCGAGAGCCCTCGCTGCGAGACTCTAATCCAGACGAGATCGAGATTGACTTTGAGACGCTCAAGCCCTCCACCCTACGTGAACTCGAGCGATACGTCAAGTCCTGTTTACAGAAGAAACAGCGGAAACCCCAAA AGAAGGGCGCTGGGTCCGGTACTGGTGCTTCCCATCTCAGCGGCAGCAGTAGCTCTTCAGACTCGGGCAGCAGCAGCTCCAGTGGGTCCAGTTCTGACAGCAGCGACTCCGACTGA
- the LOC135517921 gene encoding bromodomain-containing protein 3-like isoform X8 → MSAVNSATPAPLQGINPPPPEVTNPTKPGRKTNQLQYMQNVMVKTLWKHNFAWPFYVPVDAIKLGLMDYHKVIKQPMDMGTIKKRLEHNYYWSASECMQDFNTMFTNCYIYNKPTDDIVLMAQALEKIFLQKVAMMPQEEVELLPPAPKPKKSKNIVGLDGGESPSSLSGSTTPVIGSSPMTAITPNVPADQSSPNAPMLPVVSPSQPLVKKKGVKRKADTTTPTTSAITASRSESPSPVSEGKQGKVMSRRESTGRPIKAPKKDLVEGELGQHSSKRSRMSEQLKYCDSILKEMLSKKHAAYAWPFYKPVDAEALELHDYHEIIKHPMDLSTVKKKIDVREYPDAQMFAADVRVMFSNCYKYNPPDHEVVAMARKLQDVFEMRFAKMPDEPVELSPGAGGLVSKGDNSSSGDSSSSDSSDSEEERATRLAELQEQLKAVHEQLAALSQGPVSKPKKKKEKKEKDKKKKDKDNKHSKTKTDEKKVKPGQPAKQGQQKKPSRKANSTVTGSRQPKKGGRGYESDEESLPMAYDEKRQLSLDINRLPGEKLGRVVHIIQSREPSLRDSNPDEIEIDFETLKPSTLRELERYVKSCLQKKQRKPQKKGAGSGTGASHLSGSSSSSDSGSSSSSGSSSDSSDSD, encoded by the exons ATGTCTGCTGTCAACTCCGCAACCCCGGCCCCTCTTCAGGGAATCAACCCCCCACCCCCGGAGGTGACCAATCCCACCAAACCAGGTCGTAAAACCAACCAACTACAATACATGCAGAATGTAATGGTCAAGACATTGTGGAAGCACAACTTTGCCTGGCCTTTCTACGTGCCAGTTGATGCCATCAAATTGGGTCTTATG GATTACCATAAGGTCATAAAACAACCTATGGACATGGGAACCATCAAAAAGAGACTGGAGCATAACTACTATTGGAGTGCCAGTGAATGCATGCAGGACTTCAACACCATGTTTACCAACTGTTACATATATAACAAG CCTACAGATGACATTGTCCTGATGGCACAGGCCTTGGAGAAGATCTTCCTGCAGAAAGTTGCCATGATGCCCCAGGAAGAGGTGGAGCTTCTGCCTCCCGCACCCAAACCCAAGAAAAGCAAGAACATAG TTGGTCTGGATGGAGGCGAGTCACCATCGTCTCTATCTGGCTCTACGACACCTGTGATTGGCTCTTCTCCAATGACTGCCATCACCCCGAACGTCCCAGCTGACCAGAGCTCGCCCAATGCTCCAATGTTACCCGTCGTCTCACCATCACAACCTCTTGTCAAA AAGAAAGGGGTAAAGAGGAAAGCAGACACCACCACCCCCACGACATCTGCAATCACAGCTAGCCGGAGTGAGTCGCCCAGCCCCGTCTCAGAGGGCAAGCAGGGCAAAGTGATGTCCAGACGGGAGAGTACAGGCCGTCCCATCAAAGCTCCCAAGAAAGACCTGGTGGAAGGGGAGTTGGGCCAGCACAGCAGCAAGCGGAGCAGAATGAGTGAGCAGCTTAAGTACTGCGACAGTATCCTGAAGGAGATGCTGTCGAAGAAACACGCAGCTTACGCCTGGCCCTTCTACAAGCCTGTAGATGCTGAAGCTCTGGAGCTACATGACTACCACGAGATCATCAAGCACCCCATGGACCTCAGCACTGTCAAA AAAAAGATAGACGTCCGGGAGTATCCAGATGCACAGATGTTTGCTGCGGATGTTCGagtaatgttctcaaattgttacAAGTATAACCCTCCAGATCATGAGGTTGTTGCCATGGCCAGAAAACTCCAG GATGTGTTTGAGATGCGTTTTGCTAAGATGCCTGATGAGCCGGTGGAGCTGAGCCCCGGTGCAGGCGGGTTGGTCAGTAAAGGCGATAACTCAAGCAGCGGTGACTCCTCCAGCTCGGACAGCTCTGACTCAGAGGAGGAGCGGGCCACCCGGCTCGCCGAGCTGCAGGAACAG CTAAAGGCCGTCCACGAACAGCTTGCCGCGCTCTCTCAGGGCCCTGTGAGCAAAccgaagaagaagaaagaaaagaaagaaaaagacaaGAAGAAGAAAGACAAGGACAACAAGCATAGCAAAACCAAGACGGATGAGAAGAAGGTCAAGCCTGGGCAGCCTGCCAAGCAGGGCCAGCAGAAGAAGCCCTCAAGGAAAGCCAACAGCACAGTGACTGGCTCCAG GCAACCAAAGAAGGGGGGCCGGGGCTACGAATCTGACGAAGAGTCTCTGCCCATGGCGTACGACGAGAAGCGCCAGCTCAGCCTGGACATCAACAGGCTCCCAGGGGAGAAGCTTGGTCGGGTAGTGCACATCATCCAGTCCCGAGAGCCCTCGCTGCGAGACTCTAATCCAGACGAGATCGAGATTGACTTTGAGACGCTCAAGCCCTCCACCCTACGTGAACTCGAGCGATACGTCAAGTCCTGTTTACAGAAGAAACAGCGGAAACCCCAAA AGAAGGGCGCTGGGTCCGGTACTGGTGCTTCCCATCTCAGCGGCAGCAGTAGCTCTTCAGACTCGGGCAGCAGCAGCTCCAGTGGGTCCAGTTCTGACAGCAGCGACTCCGACTGA
- the LOC135517921 gene encoding bromodomain-containing protein 3-like isoform X3 has product MSAVNSATPAPLQGINPPPPEVTNPTKPGRKTNQLQYMQNVMVKTLWKHNFAWPFYVPVDAIKLGLMDYHKVIKQPMDMGTIKKRLEHNYYWSASECMQDFNTMFTNCYIYNKPTDDIVLMAQALEKIFLQKVAMMPQEEVELLPPAPKPKKSKNIVGLDGGESPSSLSGSTTPVIGSSPMTAITPNVPADQSSPNAPMLPVVSPSQPLVKKKGVKRKADTTTPTTSAITASRSESPSPVSEGKQGKVMSRRESTGRPIKAPKKDLVEGELGQHSSKRSRMSEQLKYCDSILKEMLSKKHAAYAWPFYKPVDAEALELHDYHEIIKHPMDLSTVKKKIDVREYPDAQMFAADVRVMFSNCYKYNPPDHEVVAMARKLQDVFEMRFAKMPDEPVELSPGAGGLVSKGDNSSSGDSSSSDSSDSEEERATRLAELQEQCISVERPNGSGQGGKNGCTKHFQLKAVHEQLAALSQGPVSKPKKKKEKKEKDKKKKDKDNKHSKTKTDEKKVKPGQPAKQGQQKKPSRKANSTVTGSRQPKKGGRGYESDEESLPMAYDEKRQLSLDINRLPGEKLGRVVHIIQSREPSLRDSNPDEIEIDFETLKPSTLRELERYVKSCLQKKQRKPQTAAGGKGARSKEELAQEKKKELEKRLQDVSGQLNSNNSNKNKTDKKKTSKKEKGAGSGTGASHLSGSSSSSDSGSSSSSGSSSDSSDSD; this is encoded by the exons ATGTCTGCTGTCAACTCCGCAACCCCGGCCCCTCTTCAGGGAATCAACCCCCCACCCCCGGAGGTGACCAATCCCACCAAACCAGGTCGTAAAACCAACCAACTACAATACATGCAGAATGTAATGGTCAAGACATTGTGGAAGCACAACTTTGCCTGGCCTTTCTACGTGCCAGTTGATGCCATCAAATTGGGTCTTATG GATTACCATAAGGTCATAAAACAACCTATGGACATGGGAACCATCAAAAAGAGACTGGAGCATAACTACTATTGGAGTGCCAGTGAATGCATGCAGGACTTCAACACCATGTTTACCAACTGTTACATATATAACAAG CCTACAGATGACATTGTCCTGATGGCACAGGCCTTGGAGAAGATCTTCCTGCAGAAAGTTGCCATGATGCCCCAGGAAGAGGTGGAGCTTCTGCCTCCCGCACCCAAACCCAAGAAAAGCAAGAACATAG TTGGTCTGGATGGAGGCGAGTCACCATCGTCTCTATCTGGCTCTACGACACCTGTGATTGGCTCTTCTCCAATGACTGCCATCACCCCGAACGTCCCAGCTGACCAGAGCTCGCCCAATGCTCCAATGTTACCCGTCGTCTCACCATCACAACCTCTTGTCAAA AAGAAAGGGGTAAAGAGGAAAGCAGACACCACCACCCCCACGACATCTGCAATCACAGCTAGCCGGAGTGAGTCGCCCAGCCCCGTCTCAGAGGGCAAGCAGGGCAAAGTGATGTCCAGACGGGAGAGTACAGGCCGTCCCATCAAAGCTCCCAAGAAAGACCTGGTGGAAGGGGAGTTGGGCCAGCACAGCAGCAAGCGGAGCAGAATGAGTGAGCAGCTTAAGTACTGCGACAGTATCCTGAAGGAGATGCTGTCGAAGAAACACGCAGCTTACGCCTGGCCCTTCTACAAGCCTGTAGATGCTGAAGCTCTGGAGCTACATGACTACCACGAGATCATCAAGCACCCCATGGACCTCAGCACTGTCAAA AAAAAGATAGACGTCCGGGAGTATCCAGATGCACAGATGTTTGCTGCGGATGTTCGagtaatgttctcaaattgttacAAGTATAACCCTCCAGATCATGAGGTTGTTGCCATGGCCAGAAAACTCCAG GATGTGTTTGAGATGCGTTTTGCTAAGATGCCTGATGAGCCGGTGGAGCTGAGCCCCGGTGCAGGCGGGTTGGTCAGTAAAGGCGATAACTCAAGCAGCGGTGACTCCTCCAGCTCGGACAGCTCTGACTCAGAGGAGGAGCGGGCCACCCGGCTCGCCGAGCTGCAGGAACAG TGTATCTCTGTGGAGCGCCCCAATGGTAGCGGGCAGGGGGGAAAAAACGGGTGCACCAAGCATTTTCAG CTAAAGGCCGTCCACGAACAGCTTGCCGCGCTCTCTCAGGGCCCTGTGAGCAAAccgaagaagaagaaagaaaagaaagaaaaagacaaGAAGAAGAAAGACAAGGACAACAAGCATAGCAAAACCAAGACGGATGAGAAGAAGGTCAAGCCTGGGCAGCCTGCCAAGCAGGGCCAGCAGAAGAAGCCCTCAAGGAAAGCCAACAGCACAGTGACTGGCTCCAG GCAACCAAAGAAGGGGGGCCGGGGCTACGAATCTGACGAAGAGTCTCTGCCCATGGCGTACGACGAGAAGCGCCAGCTCAGCCTGGACATCAACAGGCTCCCAGGGGAGAAGCTTGGTCGGGTAGTGCACATCATCCAGTCCCGAGAGCCCTCGCTGCGAGACTCTAATCCAGACGAGATCGAGATTGACTTTGAGACGCTCAAGCCCTCCACCCTACGTGAACTCGAGCGATACGTCAAGTCCTGTTTACAGAAGAAACAGCGGAAACCCCAAA CGGCCGCTGGGGGCAAGGGAGCGAGATCCAAGGAGGAGCTGGCTCAGGAAAAGAAGAAAGAGTTAGAAAAGAGGCTACAGGATGTCAGCGGCCAGCTGAACAGTAACAACAGCAACAAGAACAAAACCGACAAAAAGAAAACATCCAAAAAAG AGAAGGGCGCTGGGTCCGGTACTGGTGCTTCCCATCTCAGCGGCAGCAGTAGCTCTTCAGACTCGGGCAGCAGCAGCTCCAGTGGGTCCAGTTCTGACAGCAGCGACTCCGACTGA